The following proteins come from a genomic window of Thiothrix winogradskyi:
- a CDS encoding twin transmembrane helix small protein — protein sequence MWFKVLIVINLLLILISLFSGVFFLAKDNGNSNRVVTSLTTRVALSVFLICLLIVGYLTGQITPHGVAG from the coding sequence ATGTGGTTTAAAGTGCTGATCGTTATCAATCTGCTGCTGATCCTGATCAGCCTGTTTTCCGGTGTGTTCTTCCTTGCTAAGGACAACGGTAACTCCAACCGGGTTGTCACTTCGCTGACCACGCGGGTAGCGTTATCAGTGTTCCTCATTTGCCTGTTAATCGTCGGCTACCTGACCGGGCAAATCACCCCGCACGGTGTCGCGGGGTGA
- the coxB gene encoding cytochrome c oxidase subunit II, with translation MVSKNKTGLPAALLLLPLGLLTGVARADYGYNLPEPAATLTQEIFDLHMLTTIVGTIIMVIVTAMIVYALYAFRHDKGAVPDQEFHNSWFGQWAWVLVPVIVLGIDLSIASSASSTLSSVEDRSKADVTVKVIGSQWKWTYEYMDDGIKVVSNLKKLEPTDPLYLRDVDDPLVLPTGQRVRFLLTSSDVLHNWGIAEIVPKKINIPGYINETWTHITKEGTYRGQCYENCGAGHAFMPAVVRAVSPAEYQQWKTERKTQHAQAAAEASSDKVWAKEELMAKGQEVYTKNCLACHQAQGQGIPGVFPALAGGKITNGAGAAADHINIVVKGKTGTAMAAWGPQLNDLDIAAVVTFERNSWGNTAGDVVQPKDIKAAR, from the coding sequence ATGGTGAGCAAAAACAAGACGGGATTACCCGCCGCCCTGCTGTTATTACCCCTAGGCTTACTGACGGGTGTTGCCCGTGCCGACTATGGCTATAACCTGCCAGAACCCGCAGCCACCCTGACGCAGGAAATCTTTGACCTACACATGCTGACCACCATCGTTGGCACCATCATCATGGTGATTGTCACGGCAATGATTGTGTATGCGCTGTATGCCTTCCGCCACGACAAGGGCGCAGTGCCGGATCAGGAGTTTCACAATAGCTGGTTTGGGCAATGGGCGTGGGTACTTGTACCCGTGATTGTCTTGGGCATCGACCTCAGCATTGCCAGCTCTGCTTCTTCCACCCTCAGTTCCGTTGAAGACCGCAGCAAAGCCGATGTCACCGTGAAAGTGATCGGTTCGCAATGGAAATGGACATACGAATACATGGATGACGGCATCAAGGTCGTCAGCAATCTGAAAAAACTCGAACCCACCGACCCCTTGTACCTGCGTGATGTTGATGACCCCTTGGTATTACCGACCGGGCAGCGGGTACGTTTCCTGCTGACCTCTTCTGACGTGCTGCATAACTGGGGCATTGCCGAAATTGTGCCAAAAAAGATCAATATTCCCGGCTATATCAACGAAACCTGGACGCACATCACCAAGGAAGGCACTTACCGTGGGCAATGCTACGAAAACTGCGGTGCAGGTCATGCCTTCATGCCAGCGGTCGTGCGGGCAGTCAGCCCAGCGGAATACCAGCAATGGAAAACCGAGCGCAAAACCCAGCACGCACAAGCCGCTGCCGAAGCTTCTTCCGACAAGGTATGGGCAAAAGAGGAGTTGATGGCAAAAGGGCAAGAGGTTTACACCAAGAACTGTCTGGCCTGCCACCAAGCTCAAGGGCAAGGCATCCCCGGTGTATTCCCGGCTCTGGCAGGCGGGAAAATAACCAATGGTGCAGGTGCGGCTGCCGACCACATCAATATCGTGGTGAAAGGCAAGACGGGTACGGCGATGGCAGCTTGGGGGCCACAACTGAATGATTTGGACATTGCAGCAGTCGTGACATTCGAGCGCAATTCATGGGGCAATACGGCGGGTGATGTCGTGCAGCCCAAAGACATAAAAGCAGCACGCTAA
- a CDS encoding cytochrome c oxidase assembly protein — MNTDTPIAPAEQLAAKNRKVIRRLWLVVLGMFGFGFAMVPLYQWACEVGGINGVAGRPAGRVAEAVVVPVDTSRLITVQFDSTVNSGLPWEFHPMERQKQVHPGQQVATKYYVKNLSDQPIVAQAVPGVTPWQVTQHLNKLECFCFTQQTLQPGEAREMPVYFMIDPAVDKQYETVTLSYTFMNIDRDAAPKPEHHAAMTRRIP, encoded by the coding sequence ATGAATACCGACACACCCATTGCCCCAGCCGAACAACTGGCTGCCAAAAACCGCAAGGTCATACGCCGTTTGTGGCTGGTGGTGCTGGGCATGTTTGGCTTTGGCTTTGCGATGGTTCCCCTATACCAGTGGGCATGTGAAGTCGGCGGCATTAACGGCGTAGCGGGCAGACCTGCCGGGCGGGTGGCGGAGGCGGTGGTTGTACCGGTCGATACCAGTCGCCTGATTACCGTGCAGTTTGATTCCACTGTCAATAGTGGCTTGCCGTGGGAATTCCACCCGATGGAGCGGCAGAAGCAAGTGCATCCGGGGCAACAGGTGGCTACGAAATATTACGTCAAAAACCTGTCAGATCAGCCCATTGTTGCGCAAGCCGTGCCGGGCGTAACCCCTTGGCAAGTGACCCAGCACCTCAACAAGCTCGAATGTTTCTGTTTTACCCAGCAAACCCTGCAACCGGGGGAAGCGCGGGAAATGCCGGTGTATTTCATGATTGACCCGGCAGTCGACAAACAATACGAAACGGTCACGCTGTCATACACGTTTATGAACATTGACCGTGACGCTGCCCCCAAACCCGAACACCACGCGGCGATGACGAGGAGAATCCCATGA
- a CDS encoding DUF2189 domain-containing protein, with amino-acid sequence MATIMSTDQIADAPPRLVVRKVDSDASMRWLNAGIKDFKAAMGASMAYGMVYVVIGLILAWMTWEQPLFISSLVTGFLLIGPVVAVGFYCISRTLEQGGTPHFMQGIDGLRFNALGLASFALVLGVLMSIWAVLSSLSVALFFNNITLGGNLLDTLLGHPNFIPFVLVWALTGGAVAAVAFAISAVSVPLITDKRVDFMTAMITSVKAVLKNPGVMLSWAFILATLMFLGFIFFFVGLAIALPIAGHASWHAYRDLVTEE; translated from the coding sequence ATGGCCACAATTATGAGTACAGACCAAATTGCCGACGCTCCACCACGTCTGGTTGTGCGCAAGGTTGATTCCGATGCCTCCATGCGCTGGCTGAATGCCGGGATCAAGGATTTCAAAGCCGCGATGGGCGCAAGCATGGCCTATGGCATGGTCTACGTTGTCATAGGGTTAATCCTAGCCTGGATGACGTGGGAACAGCCCCTTTTCATCAGCTCACTGGTCACGGGCTTCCTGCTGATTGGCCCGGTTGTGGCAGTGGGTTTTTACTGCATCAGCCGCACTTTGGAACAGGGTGGCACACCGCATTTCATGCAAGGTATTGACGGGCTGCGTTTCAACGCACTCGGTCTGGCAAGTTTCGCCTTGGTGCTGGGTGTGCTGATGAGTATCTGGGCAGTGCTTTCCTCTCTGTCCGTCGCACTGTTTTTCAACAACATCACCCTTGGCGGCAATCTTCTGGATACGTTGCTGGGGCATCCCAACTTCATTCCCTTCGTGCTGGTTTGGGCGTTGACGGGTGGTGCAGTGGCAGCGGTGGCGTTTGCGATCAGTGCGGTCTCTGTGCCGTTGATTACCGACAAGCGTGTGGATTTCATGACCGCGATGATCACCAGCGTTAAAGCCGTGCTGAAAAACCCCGGCGTGATGCTGAGTTGGGCATTCATTCTGGCAACCCTGATGTTCTTGGGCTTCATTTTCTTCTTTGTCGGCTTGGCGATTGCACTGCCGATTGCCGGTCATGCAAGCTGGCACGCTTACCGTGACTTGGTTACTGAAGAATAA
- a CDS encoding SURF1 family protein — translation MLQHSENISITASYQFRASVFTTLLTVVAVGVFTSLAVWQYQRAVYKEQMAQAVMQQVDLPALALAQTGVDWPAQRFRAARVGGTWDNSQTVLLDNIVQHGKAGYHVITPLRLASGQWVLVNRGWVAVGADRQQLPAISAPTGEVQVEGTLDMPRSKPVFLFGDIAADVEGNQRWLYLDVARFGQKLGVSLPPYLLLQTSAADDGLNRNWPVYANKAGMHIGYSIQWAAFALMVLIAYLYMNTHRKDKA, via the coding sequence TTGTTACAGCACAGTGAAAACATCAGTATAACCGCAAGTTACCAGTTTCGGGCGTCGGTTTTTACCACGCTGCTGACGGTGGTGGCGGTAGGGGTGTTTACGTCATTGGCAGTGTGGCAATACCAGCGGGCAGTTTACAAGGAACAGATGGCGCAAGCGGTGATGCAACAGGTGGACTTACCTGCGCTTGCACTTGCGCAAACCGGCGTGGACTGGCCTGCACAGCGTTTCCGCGCTGCCCGTGTCGGCGGGACATGGGACAACAGCCAGACCGTGTTACTGGACAATATCGTGCAACATGGCAAGGCAGGTTATCACGTGATTACCCCGTTGCGGCTTGCCAGCGGGCAATGGGTGTTGGTGAACCGTGGCTGGGTGGCAGTGGGTGCAGACCGTCAGCAATTACCCGCCATCAGTGCGCCGACGGGGGAAGTGCAAGTGGAAGGCACACTGGATATGCCGCGTTCCAAGCCAGTCTTCCTGTTTGGCGATATTGCTGCCGATGTCGAAGGCAACCAGCGCTGGTTGTATCTGGATGTGGCGCGTTTCGGGCAAAAGCTGGGGGTTAGCCTGCCACCTTACCTGCTGTTACAAACCTCTGCGGCGGATGACGGTTTGAACCGCAACTGGCCGGTCTATGCCAACAAGGCAGGAATGCACATCGGTTACAGCATCCAGTGGGCGGCGTTCGCGCTGATGGTGCTGATTGCCTACCTGTACATGAATACTCATCGAAAGGATAAAGCATGA
- a CDS encoding cytochrome c oxidase subunit 3 translates to MSHATHSDQDAYFIPDPSPWPIVAVASVFLTFLGLIFLINDMGLAGSLIMVTGFAILAYLFQGWFGTVIDESLTGKYNGKVDRSFRQGMFWFITSEAAFFITFFGCLYYLRNITLPWLGGEGQLASSNILWEGFQYSWPLLNLPDADTTKYVGAKEAMGPWGLPFLNTIILLTSGVTLTWAHWGLKKNNNKQLVRGLIMTIALGVLFFCVQSYEYWHAYQDLGLTLNAGVYGSTFYMLTGFHGLHVTIGTIMLIVIAVRSARHHFTEHNHFAFEAVAWYWHFVDVVWIALFIFVYWL, encoded by the coding sequence ATGAGCCATGCAACCCACTCGGATCAAGACGCTTATTTCATCCCCGATCCCAGCCCTTGGCCGATTGTGGCGGTTGCCAGCGTATTTCTGACGTTTTTAGGGCTGATTTTCCTGATCAATGACATGGGGTTGGCGGGCAGCCTGATTATGGTGACAGGGTTTGCGATCCTAGCGTATCTGTTTCAAGGCTGGTTTGGAACGGTGATCGACGAGAGCCTGACGGGGAAATACAACGGCAAGGTTGACCGTTCCTTCCGGCAAGGGATGTTTTGGTTCATCACTTCCGAAGCGGCGTTTTTCATTACCTTTTTCGGTTGCCTGTATTACCTGCGCAATATCACCCTGCCTTGGCTAGGTGGAGAGGGGCAACTGGCAAGCTCGAATATCCTCTGGGAAGGCTTCCAGTACAGTTGGCCGTTGCTGAACCTGCCGGATGCGGATACCACCAAGTACGTAGGAGCCAAGGAAGCGATGGGGCCGTGGGGTTTGCCATTCCTGAATACCATCATTTTGCTGACCAGCGGTGTCACCCTGACTTGGGCGCACTGGGGTCTGAAAAAGAACAATAACAAGCAACTGGTGCGGGGATTGATTATGACCATCGCGCTGGGGGTGCTGTTCTTTTGCGTGCAAAGCTATGAATACTGGCACGCTTATCAGGATCTGGGCTTAACCCTGAATGCCGGGGTCTACGGCTCGACCTTTTACATGCTGACTGGCTTCCACGGGCTGCATGTCACCATTGGTACGATCATGCTGATTGTGATTGCGGTGCGCAGCGCCCGCCACCATTTCACCGAGCACAACCACTTCGCGTTTGAAGCGGTTGCGTGGTATTGGCACTTTGTCGACGTGGTGTGGATTGCCTTGTTTATCTTCGTGTACTGGTTGTAG
- a CDS encoding cytochrome c oxidase subunit I: protein MSVATAHDDHHDSHDHGPPKGWQRWVYSTNHKDIGTMYLFFALFMLFFGGAMAMYIRAELFMPGVQLANPDFYNNMVTDHALVMVFGMVMPAAAGMANWMIPLMIGAPDMALPRLNNLSFWLLPAAAIMLILSILAPYLFPGTGGPVNTGWTLLPPLSIQNGIGMDFTIFAIHMLGISSILASINIVTTILNMRAPTMTMMKMPLFVWAWFFTALLLIAVMPVLAGAVTMLLFDRHFGTSFFDAAGGGDPILFQHLFWFFGHPEVYVLLLPSIGVLGLVIPTFARKPLFGYKALVYGMGVLAVLGMVVWAHHQYTIGMSLWATNYFMIGTILISIPVGLMLMNFIFTMWRGSMTFETPMLFGIAIILMFSFAGVTGVMLAVVPADMQYHDTMFVVAHFHYALIPGAVFGLYAGVFYWLPKWTGHMYDERLGKIFFWWTTISFNITFFPQHFSGLAGMPRRIVDYSIQYTEFNVISSIGGFLFGLSHLLFLYIIIQTIRGGQKAPDKPWEGSQIGTPGLEWTLPSPPPFHSFTQAPVVK from the coding sequence ATGAGTGTAGCCACAGCACACGACGACCATCACGATTCTCATGATCACGGGCCACCCAAAGGCTGGCAACGTTGGGTATACAGCACCAACCATAAAGACATTGGCACGATGTACCTGTTTTTTGCCTTGTTCATGCTGTTTTTCGGCGGGGCAATGGCGATGTACATCCGGGCGGAATTGTTCATGCCGGGAGTGCAGCTTGCCAACCCGGATTTCTATAACAATATGGTGACTGACCATGCGCTGGTGATGGTGTTCGGGATGGTCATGCCTGCGGCGGCAGGGATGGCAAACTGGATGATTCCCTTGATGATTGGTGCGCCGGATATGGCATTGCCACGCTTGAACAACCTGAGCTTCTGGTTGTTGCCTGCGGCTGCGATCATGCTGATTTTATCAATCCTCGCACCTTACTTGTTTCCGGGGACTGGCGGGCCAGTAAATACGGGCTGGACCTTGTTACCGCCGCTGTCGATCCAGAACGGGATTGGCATGGATTTCACCATTTTTGCGATTCACATGCTGGGGATTTCCTCGATTCTGGCATCCATCAATATCGTGACCACCATCCTGAACATGCGTGCACCCACTATGACCATGATGAAAATGCCGCTGTTTGTATGGGCATGGTTCTTTACCGCCTTGCTGCTGATTGCGGTAATGCCGGTGCTGGCGGGTGCTGTGACCATGCTGCTGTTTGACCGCCATTTTGGTACGTCATTCTTTGATGCGGCTGGCGGTGGCGACCCGATTTTGTTCCAGCATCTGTTCTGGTTCTTTGGGCATCCTGAAGTGTATGTATTGCTGCTGCCATCCATCGGGGTTTTGGGTCTGGTGATTCCGACTTTTGCCCGCAAGCCGTTGTTTGGCTACAAAGCGCTGGTGTATGGCATGGGCGTGTTGGCAGTGTTGGGGATGGTGGTATGGGCACATCATCAGTACACCATTGGCATGTCATTGTGGGCAACCAATTATTTCATGATTGGCACGATCCTGATTTCGATCCCGGTGGGGCTGATGTTGATGAACTTCATTTTCACCATGTGGCGCGGCTCGATGACGTTTGAAACGCCGATGCTATTCGGGATTGCGATCATCCTGATGTTCTCGTTTGCAGGTGTAACCGGGGTCATGCTGGCGGTAGTTCCGGCGGACATGCAGTACCACGATACCATGTTTGTGGTGGCGCATTTCCATTACGCGCTGATACCGGGGGCGGTGTTTGGCTTGTACGCGGGTGTGTTCTACTGGCTGCCGAAATGGACGGGACATATGTATGACGAGCGTCTGGGCAAGATTTTCTTCTGGTGGACAACCATTTCGTTCAACATCACCTTCTTCCCGCAGCATTTCTCCGGCTTGGCGGGAATGCCCCGGCGGATTGTGGATTACAGCATCCAATACACCGAATTCAACGTGATTTCCAGTATTGGTGGTTTCCTGTTCGGGCTGTCGCATTTGCTGTTCCTGTACATCATTATTCAGACGATTCGTGGTGGGCAAAAAGCACCTGATAAACCGTGGGAAGGCTCCCAGATCGGCACGCCGGGGCTGGAGTGGACATTGCCATCTCCCCCACCGTTCCACAGCTTCACGCAAGCACCGGTGGTGAAATAA
- a CDS encoding COX15/CtaA family protein: MQKTYARLLSVTLLLTLLVIVLGAYTRLSDAGLGCPDWPGCYGHLGVPENVDQSQFQRPLETAKAWKEMIHRYAAGTLGLLILVIFVLSVRWRQALRQSVVLPTLLVLMVMFQGALGMWTVTLLLSPLIVTAHLLGGFATLSLLWLLWLRQHTNRPVTLYAPELSRLKGLGLLALLLLIGQIFLGGWTSTHYAAVACGISFPTCHGSLWPAADFASGFAFEWQEGVDYEFGILENPARVAIHMSHRLGALVVFLFLGGLMLWAIRQRQRMLGMIPHTILLLLVVQVSLGVMNVVLALPLPIATAHNLVAALLLLAVINFNYRLYPTH, from the coding sequence ATGCAGAAAACCTACGCCAGACTGCTTTCCGTCACCCTGTTACTCACCTTGCTTGTCATTGTGTTGGGTGCTTATACACGCCTGTCGGATGCGGGCTTAGGTTGCCCTGATTGGCCCGGTTGTTATGGGCATTTGGGTGTGCCGGAAAATGTTGACCAAAGCCAATTTCAACGCCCTTTGGAAACCGCTAAAGCGTGGAAAGAAATGATCCACCGCTACGCTGCGGGTACTTTGGGTTTACTGATTCTGGTCATTTTTGTGTTGAGCGTGCGCTGGCGGCAAGCGTTGCGGCAAAGTGTGGTGTTGCCGACGTTGTTAGTGCTCATGGTAATGTTTCAGGGGGCATTGGGGATGTGGACAGTCACCCTGTTGCTCAGCCCCTTGATTGTCACTGCCCATCTGTTGGGTGGTTTTGCTACCTTGTCGTTATTGTGGTTGTTGTGGTTGCGGCAACACACGAACCGACCTGTCACGTTGTATGCGCCGGAATTGTCCCGTCTAAAAGGGTTGGGATTGCTTGCTTTGCTATTGCTTATCGGGCAGATATTCTTGGGGGGCTGGACCAGTACCCACTATGCCGCCGTGGCGTGTGGCATCAGTTTCCCGACTTGTCACGGCTCGTTGTGGCCTGCGGCAGATTTTGCCAGCGGGTTTGCGTTTGAGTGGCAGGAGGGGGTGGACTATGAATTTGGCATTCTGGAAAACCCGGCACGGGTTGCCATCCACATGAGCCATCGGCTGGGGGCGTTGGTGGTGTTTTTGTTTTTGGGCGGTCTGATGCTGTGGGCAATCCGCCAACGCCAACGCATGTTGGGGATGATTCCGCATACCATTCTGTTGCTCTTGGTGGTGCAAGTGAGTTTAGGGGTAATGAATGTGGTGCTGGCATTGCCGCTACCCATCGCCACTGCCCATAATCTGGTGGCGGCTTTGTTATTGCTGGCAGTGATTAACTTCAATTACCGACTTTATCCGACGCACTAA
- a CDS encoding DUF2244 domain-containing protein, which translates to MTMTDSTSSHACRTFEVRPNRSLSPTGMLIFFLVVTVLSLVVALRFLLLGVWLVLPFTLLELLVLGVSLYLFERHSRYSETLRICPDDILFIARRGVKILQECRFQTHWVSIVLQLDQQSWYPSRLLLQSHGKSIEIGACLTDEDRKAFAATIQATLEECRRMS; encoded by the coding sequence ATGACAATGACAGACAGTACATCTTCCCATGCTTGCCGAACCTTTGAGGTGCGGCCAAACCGCTCGTTATCCCCGACAGGGATGTTGATATTCTTTCTGGTGGTCACGGTTTTATCCCTAGTAGTGGCGTTGCGCTTCCTGCTGCTGGGAGTGTGGCTAGTGTTGCCTTTCACGCTGCTGGAATTGTTAGTATTGGGTGTTAGCCTGTACCTGTTCGAGCGTCACTCCCGTTATTCTGAAACCCTGCGAATCTGCCCGGATGACATCCTGTTCATCGCACGGCGCGGCGTAAAAATATTGCAAGAATGCCGTTTTCAAACACACTGGGTTTCTATCGTACTTCAGTTGGATCAGCAGAGTTGGTATCCCAGCCGTTTGCTCTTGCAGTCACATGGCAAGAGTATCGAAATCGGGGCGTGCCTGACCGACGAAGACCGCAAGGCTTTTGCAGCAACCATTCAAGCGACGCTGGAGGAGTGCCGCCGAATGAGCTGA
- a CDS encoding TlpA family protein disulfide reductase: MLVSDNKLKYGVALLLCIGTGIAVLKLGGWFNPRLQAIQAPALSGERIHIPDQRGRLTWVSSWSVSCALCLRELPDLEALHLQYGKHLQIVALALPADPPNAINDVKNRLQLTLPVVLDLDAAAARQLTPDLVVPSHHLVDSEGRVLLKLKGALHREAMLAALQPYLPP; this comes from the coding sequence ATGTTAGTATCTGATAATAAACTGAAATATGGAGTAGCCTTGCTGTTGTGTATTGGCACAGGTATCGCTGTGCTTAAGCTGGGCGGTTGGTTTAACCCGCGTCTGCAAGCCATACAAGCCCCGGCACTGAGCGGTGAACGTATCCATATTCCCGACCAGCGTGGCAGATTGACATGGGTCAGTTCATGGTCAGTGAGTTGTGCCTTGTGCCTACGTGAACTGCCGGATCTCGAAGCCTTGCACTTGCAATACGGCAAACACCTGCAAATCGTGGCACTCGCACTGCCCGCTGACCCGCCCAATGCGATCAATGATGTCAAAAACCGTCTGCAACTCACCTTGCCCGTTGTGCTGGATCTGGATGCTGCCGCTGCCCGCCAGTTAACCCCTGACCTTGTTGTACCTAGCCATCATCTGGTTGACAGTGAGGGGCGTGTTCTGTTGAAGTTAAAAGGTGCTCTTCACCGGGAAGCCATGCTTGCCGCATTGCAACCTTACCTGCCACCCTAA
- a CDS encoding aspartate aminotransferase family protein, with translation MPTYARLPVTFVKGEGALLWDTAGKQYLDALSGISVCNVGHARREVADAICAQAHELLHTSNLYQIEHQQALAEKLCALSGFENVFFGNSGAEANEAAIKIARLYGHNKGVAIPTIIVMSNAFHGRTMATVTATGNPKAQLGFAPLVEGFVRVEYGDADAVAGLASNPNIVAVLVEPVQGEGGIRIPADDYLPRLRAICDQHDWLLMVDEIQAGMARTGTWFAFQHSHIQPDVMTLAKALGNGVPIGACLAAGKAVNVFGPGNHGSTFGGNPLACRAARAVIEVMEHDNLTARAAELGEYFLSQFREKLAGVAGVRDIRGKGLMIGVELERECGELVKQALERGLLINVTAGNVIRLLPPLIITNEQADQIITMVSELVQAFLHPAAGERLS, from the coding sequence ATGCCGACGTATGCACGTTTACCCGTTACTTTCGTTAAAGGCGAAGGTGCACTCCTGTGGGATACCGCAGGTAAACAATACTTGGATGCCCTGAGCGGCATTTCCGTGTGTAACGTGGGTCATGCGCGACGCGAAGTGGCGGACGCGATTTGTGCGCAGGCACACGAATTGCTGCATACCTCTAACCTCTACCAAATCGAACACCAACAAGCCTTGGCGGAAAAGCTGTGTGCGCTCTCCGGTTTCGAGAACGTTTTCTTTGGCAATTCCGGTGCAGAAGCGAATGAAGCGGCGATTAAAATTGCACGTTTGTACGGTCACAATAAAGGTGTGGCAATCCCGACCATTATTGTGATGAGCAATGCATTTCACGGGCGCACGATGGCAACCGTTACTGCGACCGGCAATCCCAAAGCGCAATTGGGTTTTGCCCCGTTGGTGGAAGGTTTCGTGCGCGTCGAATACGGCGATGCTGATGCAGTTGCGGGACTGGCCAGCAACCCGAATATTGTCGCGGTGCTGGTTGAACCGGTGCAAGGCGAGGGCGGGATTCGGATTCCTGCTGATGATTACCTGCCACGCTTACGCGCTATCTGTGATCAGCACGATTGGTTGCTGATGGTGGATGAGATTCAAGCAGGCATGGCGCGTACTGGCACGTGGTTTGCTTTCCAACACAGTCACATTCAGCCGGATGTCATGACGCTGGCAAAAGCGCTCGGCAACGGTGTGCCGATTGGTGCGTGTTTAGCCGCTGGTAAGGCAGTCAATGTGTTTGGCCCCGGCAATCATGGTTCGACATTTGGTGGTAATCCACTGGCTTGCCGTGCGGCACGTGCCGTGATTGAAGTCATGGAACACGACAACCTGACCGCACGGGCGGCAGAATTAGGTGAATATTTCCTGTCACAATTCCGTGAAAAACTCGCGGGTGTGGCAGGTGTGCGGGATATTCGCGGCAAAGGCTTAATGATTGGCGTGGAGCTGGAGCGCGAGTGTGGTGAATTGGTGAAACAAGCTTTGGAGAGAGGGCTACTCATCAATGTGACGGCTGGTAATGTTATCCGCTTATTGCCGCCATTAATCATCACGAATGAACAAGCGGATCAAATAATAACTATGGTCAGTGAATTGGTGCAGGCATTTTTGCACCCCGCTGCTGGAGAGAGACTTTCATGA
- a CDS encoding SCO family protein — MTSAVEGVAQSPKRSNRTLWILIAVCAFPYLAGWLYFQFRAELPVPATTNFGTLLSPVRVVGDLPLVGLDGATFNTADLRGKWVLMTLADSACAAACQKNLYNLRQVRKAMGNERRRVERLLVVTRTSHLPALQLQLKEHEGMKVAVGPEPSVQQWQAVLQNPNPVAEDGLYILDPLGNVIMSYPPDFNGELIIKDLRRLLKVSQVG; from the coding sequence ATGACGAGTGCTGTTGAGGGCGTTGCCCAGTCACCGAAACGCAGTAACCGCACCCTGTGGATTTTGATCGCAGTATGCGCGTTTCCGTATCTGGCGGGTTGGTTGTATTTCCAGTTTCGGGCGGAATTGCCGGTGCCTGCAACCACCAATTTCGGCACGCTCCTATCTCCCGTGCGGGTAGTGGGGGATTTACCCTTGGTAGGGCTGGATGGTGCTACCTTCAATACAGCGGACTTGCGCGGCAAATGGGTGTTGATGACGCTGGCGGATTCGGCTTGTGCGGCTGCCTGCCAGAAAAACCTGTACAACCTGCGTCAGGTCAGGAAGGCGATGGGCAATGAACGCCGCCGGGTAGAACGTCTCCTAGTAGTTACCCGCACTAGTCACCTGCCCGCCCTGCAACTACAGTTAAAAGAACATGAAGGCATGAAAGTTGCCGTCGGGCCTGAGCCATCGGTGCAGCAATGGCAGGCAGTATTGCAAAACCCGAACCCGGTGGCTGAGGATGGTCTTTACATCCTCGACCCTTTAGGCAATGTGATCATGTCGTATCCGCCTGATTTTAATGGGGAGTTGATTATCAAAGATTTACGCCGTCTGCTGAAAGTGTCGCAGGTGGGGTGA